One Campylobacter sp. RM16192 genomic region harbors:
- a CDS encoding DNA-directed RNA polymerase subunit omega, whose product MRIEEVAAKALKTVGDDRYKLSLVVAKRAEALAAGAKSLLDIDTSKMKFADIALCEIAEGKISLEAIVEATK is encoded by the coding sequence ATGAGAATAGAAGAGGTAGCAGCAAAAGCATTAAAAACAGTTGGAGACGATAGGTATAAGCTATCTTTGGTAGTTGCAAAACGTGCCGAGGCTTTGGCTGCCGGGGCTAAAAGTCTGCTTGATATCGATACAAGCAAGATGAAATTTGCAGATATTGCACTTTGCGAAATCGCTGAAGGAAAGATCAGTCTAGAGGCTATCGTTGAAGCAACAAAATAA
- the pyrH gene encoding UMP kinase codes for MERKKRILVKFSGEALAGDSGFGIDNLVLKFIAKQIKELVENSVEVGIVIGGGNIIRGVSAARDGIIKRTSGDHMGMLATVINSIAMREALEKAGLSVRVQSAIKMEAICETFIVGRAQRHLEKGRVVIFAAGTGNPFFTTDTAATLRAIEIDADMIIKATKVDGVYDKDPKKFDDAKLLKELNYELAMSDNIKVMDDTAIALAKDNSLPILVCNMFKDGNLLSIIKGDENALCSVVKN; via the coding sequence ATGGAGCGTAAAAAGCGAATTTTAGTCAAATTTTCAGGCGAAGCATTAGCAGGAGATAGCGGGTTTGGTATAGATAATTTAGTTTTAAAATTTATAGCCAAACAGATAAAAGAGCTTGTAGAAAATAGTGTCGAAGTAGGCATAGTAATAGGCGGAGGCAATATTATAAGAGGCGTTAGCGCCGCAAGAGACGGAATTATAAAAAGAACAAGCGGTGATCATATGGGCATGCTTGCTACTGTTATAAACTCAATTGCGATGAGAGAAGCGCTAGAAAAAGCTGGCCTTAGCGTGCGCGTGCAAAGTGCCATAAAGATGGAAGCTATCTGTGAAACATTTATCGTAGGACGAGCACAAAGACATCTTGAAAAGGGTCGCGTGGTCATATTTGCAGCAGGAACTGGAAATCCGTTTTTTACAACAGATACCGCCGCCACTCTTAGAGCTATCGAAATAGATGCTGATATGATTATTAAGGCCACAAAAGTTGACGGGGTATATGATAAAGATCCTAAGAAATTTGATGATGCTAAGCTTTTAAAAGAGCTAAACTACGAACTTGCGATGAGTGATAATATTAAGGTTATGGACGATACCGCCATAGCACTCGCTAAAGATAACTCTCTACCGATTTTGGTTTGCAATATGTTTAAGGATGGAAATTTATTAAGTATTATAAAAGGCGATGAAAACGCACTTTGTTCGGTAGTAAAAAATTAA
- a CDS encoding murein hydrolase activator EnvC family protein, with amino-acid sequence MKILLFLLFFLGASFCASTDDKIKVQTSSLQLSNQIASKLNKKLDDLAKDIKYGESELEKIDSKMKELLAQIAELENSASSANSELKKLNEQNSELLQNQRLIEQNMIRIISDHFAFDLIAPKEYEDSNESIIATEILANLNSVIKDDFKNLVKDYEKTTNSIKDQNDKIQNIQADLKTYKQKRTELALLQSEQSKTVANLKQDRQSYSKKLSMIQEQQKEIRKTLEELKIVARQEVEEAKRLAEQKEAEKSKKDKKHKKDKDTKEEKTNGSVKQVGSSYQASLVKKYSGEKTIAPLDSFTVKQKFGNYIDPIYDIKIFNESVVLSSKIPDAKVKSVLNGKVVFAKDTAMLDKVVIIENANGIHTIYAHLSQIAPTVKVGTKVQKGYVIGRVSQDLTFEVTQKNYHIDPLEMITLK; translated from the coding sequence CAGACGTCATCTTTGCAACTTTCAAACCAAATAGCAAGTAAGCTAAATAAAAAATTAGATGACCTAGCCAAAGACATCAAGTATGGAGAGTCTGAACTAGAGAAGATAGATTCTAAAATGAAGGAGTTATTAGCTCAAATTGCAGAGCTTGAAAACAGTGCAAGCAGCGCAAATAGCGAACTTAAAAAGCTAAATGAGCAAAATAGCGAACTCTTACAAAATCAAAGACTTATAGAACAAAATATGATACGTATAATATCAGATCACTTTGCATTTGATCTTATCGCACCAAAAGAGTATGAGGATAGCAATGAGAGCATAATTGCAACTGAAATTTTGGCTAATTTAAATAGTGTGATAAAAGATGATTTTAAAAATTTAGTTAAGGATTATGAAAAGACCACAAATTCAATCAAAGATCAAAATGATAAGATACAAAATATACAGGCTGATTTAAAAACATATAAACAAAAGCGAACAGAGCTTGCGTTGCTTCAAAGTGAACAGTCTAAGACCGTGGCTAATTTAAAGCAAGATAGGCAGAGCTATTCTAAAAAATTATCTATGATTCAAGAGCAGCAAAAAGAGATAAGAAAGACTCTAGAGGAGCTTAAAATAGTCGCAAGACAAGAGGTTGAAGAGGCAAAGAGGTTAGCAGAGCAAAAAGAGGCTGAAAAATCCAAAAAGGATAAAAAACATAAAAAAGACAAAGATACTAAAGAAGAAAAAACTAACGGTTCTGTTAAACAGGTAGGTTCAAGCTATCAGGCAAGTTTAGTAAAAAAATATAGTGGAGAAAAGACAATAGCTCCTCTTGATAGTTTTACCGTTAAGCAAAAATTTGGAAATTATATTGATCCTATATATGATATTAAAATTTTTAATGAGTCTGTTGTATTAAGCTCTAAAATCCCGGACGCAAAGGTAAAAAGCGTGCTAAATGGCAAGGTTGTATTTGCAAAGGATACGGCTATGCTAGATAAGGTTGTAATCATAGAAAATGCAAACGGGATTCATACTATATACGCGCATCTTAGTCAGATAGCGCCTACTGTAAAAGTTGGCACAAAGGTCCAAAAAGGTTATGTGATAGGGCGGGTATCACAAGATCTAACATTTGAAGTAACTCAAAAAAATTACCACATAGATCCTCTTGAAATGATAACTCTTAAATAG